From Micromonospora echinospora:
CCGGGCCGCACGGCTGACCGCCGGTTGTCCGAACCCGGACACCCGATGCCGGCTCCGCCGAGCTGCGCGATCGTCACAGTGACACGCCTGCCGCCCTACCCACGGTGTACCGTGACGCCGTCCGGCAGGGTGCGGCCGGCGGTCGCCGGGAGAGCGCCCGTTTGCCGCCCACGAAACCCGGAACGCGGACGGCGCGTTACGTTGGACATCCGGACCGCCCGTGGTCCGGGTGGCGCAACACGGCCCGAAGCGGGCATGGCGTAGGAGTGAGGTCGGGGAGAGACGTGCCGAGCAACGCTGGAACCACCCGTCTGGTCATCGTCGAGTCTCCGGCGAAGGCCAAGACGATCTCGGGCTACCTCGGCCCGGGGTACGTCGTGGAGGCCAGCTTCGGCCACGTCCGGGACCTGCCCCGCAACGCCGCCGACGTCCCGGCGAAGTACAAGGGTGAGCCGTGGGCGCGGCTCGGCGTCGACGTCGACAACGGCTTCCACGCGCTCTACGTGGTCTCGGCCGACCGTAAGCAGCAGATCAGCAAGCTGGTGAAGCTGGCCAAGGAGGTCGACGAGATCTTCCTGGCGACGGATGAGGACCGCGAGGGCGAGGCCATCGCCTGGCACCTGGTGGAGACGCTCAAGCCCAAGGTGCCGGTCAAGCGGATGGTCTTCCACGAGATCACCAAGCCGGCCATCCAGGCCGCGGTGGCCAACCCCCGGGAGATCGACCGCGACCTGGTCGACGCCCAGGAGGCGCGGCGCATCCTCGACCGCCTCTACGGGTACGAGGTCTCGCCGGTGCTGTGGAAGAAGGTCATGCCGAAGCTGTCGGCGGGCCGGGTGCAGTCCGTGGCGACCCGGATCGTGGTCGAGCGGGAGCGCCAGCGGATGGCGTTCCGCACCGCCGAGTACTGGGACATCCTGGCCACGCTCGCGGTGGGGAAGCCGGGCGAGGGCCCGCGCACGTTCAACGCCACGCTCGTCGCGCTGAACGGCGACCGGATCGCCACCGGCAAGGACTTCGAGCCGACCACCGGCAAGGTGCGGCCCGGCGCGGGCGTGGTGCACCTGGACGAGGGCGGCGCCCGAGGGCTCGCCGCTCGCCTGGCCGACCGGCCGTTCACAGTCACCCGGGTCGAGGAGAAGCCCTACCGCCGCCGCCCGTACGCGCCGTTCATCACCTCCACGCTCCAGCAGGAGGCGGCCCGCAAGATGCGGTTCTCGTCGCAGCAGACGATGCGCACCGCGCAGCGCCTGTACGAGAACGGCTACATCACCTACATGCGTACCGACTCGGTGAACCTGTCCGAGACGGCCATCGCGGCCGCCCGCCGGCAGATCGTCGAGCTGTACGGCGAGCGCAGCGTGCCGCCGGAGCCGCGCCGCTACACCGGCAAGGTGAAGAACGCGCAGGAGGCGCACGAGGCGATCCGCCCGGCCGGCGACAACTTCCGCACCCCCGGTGAGGTGGCCAAGGAGCTGTCCGCCGAGGAGTTCAAGCTCTACGAGCTGATCTGGCGGCGCACCATCGCCTCGCAGATGACCGACGCGGTCGGCTCCAGCGTGTCGGTGCGCATCCGCGCCGTCTCCTCCGCCCAGGAGGAGGCCGACTTCGGCGCGACCGGCAAGACCATCACCGACCCCGGCTTCCTGCGCGCGTACGTCGAGTCCAGCGACGACGAGAACGCCGAGGCCGAGGACGCCGAGCGGCGGCTGCCCACGCTGGTCAAGGACCAGCCGCTGACCGCCGACGAGCTGAACGCGCAGGGCCACCACACCCAGCCGCCCGCCCGCTACACCGAGGCGTCGCTGGTCAAGGCGCTGGAGGAGTTGGGCATCGGCCGGCCCTCCACGTACGCGTCGATCATGCAGACGATCCAGGACCGCGGGTACGTGGTGAAGCGCGGCCAGGCCATGATCCCGTCGTTCCTGGCGTTCGCGGTGATCGGGCTGATGGAGCGGCACTACCCGCGCCTGATCGACTACGACTTCACCGCCAGCATGGAGAACGAGCTGGACGAGATCGCCGGTGGTGACCACGCCGCCGTCGACTTCCTCACCTCCTTCTACTTCGGCAGCACCAACGGCACCGGCGACCAGGCCATCGCGCACGCCGGTGGCCTGAAGAAGCTGGTCACCGAGGACCTCAGCGAGATCGACGCGCGCAGCGTCAACTCCATCCCGCTGTTCACCGACGACGAGGGCCGCGAGGTCGTCGTCCGGGTCGGCCGGTACGGGCCGTACCTGCAGCGGGCGCTGCCCGGCGAGCAGCAGACGCCGGCGGCCTCGGGTGAGGGCGAGGAGGGCGGCTCGCAGGGCGACCGGGCGCCGATCCCGGAGGGCCTGGCGCCCGACGAGCTGACCCCGGAGAAGGTGCACGAGCTGTTCCTCGGCGGCGGCGGTGAGCGCAAGCTCGGCGACGACCCGTCGACCGGCGAGCCGATCCTGCTCAAGTCCGGCCGGTTCGGCCCGTACGTGGCCAGCGGCGAGCGCAAGTCGTCGCTGCTGCGCTCGCAGACGCCGGACAGCCTCACCCTGGAGCAGGCGTTGCAGCTGCTGCGCCTGCCCCGGCTGATCGGCGTGGCCCCGGACGGCGCCGAGGTCGTCGCCAACAACGGCCGCTACGGCCCGTACGTCAAGCGCGGTGACGATTTCCGTTCGCTGGACTCGGAAGACAAGATGTTCACCGTCACGCTGGACGAGGCGCTGGCGTTGCTGGCGGCCCCGAAGGCCCGCCAGCGCCGGGCCGCCGCGCCGCCGCTGCGGGAGATGGGCAACGACCCGCTCACCGAGAAGCCGCTGGTGATCAAGGACGGGCGCTTCGGGCCGTACGTCACGGACGGCGAGTTCAACGCGTCGCTGCGGCGCGGGCAGACGCCGGAGGAGCTGACGCTGGAGCAGGCGTCGGAGATGCTCGCCGAGAAGCGCGCGAAGGGCCCGGCCCCGAAGAAGAAGGCCGCGAAGAAGGCCGCCCCGGCCAAGAAGGCCACGGCGGCCAAGAAGACGACTGCCGCGAAGAAGACAACGGCCGCCAAGGCCACGGCGGCCAAGAAGGCCCCCGCGAAGAAGGCCGCTCCGAAAAAGGCAACCTCAACCCCGAACGACTGACCCCTCCCGAGATCTTGGAAGGAAAGGGCCCCTATGAGGGCCGTTTTCTTCCAAGATCTGGTGGTTGTCCACAGGGGCGGCGAAGGAGCCGCGTCGGGGGCCACCGTGGGTAGGTGGGGAACTCCTGGGCGGGGATGCGGCGGGCTCTGCCGTCGGATGACGCGGACGAACTGACCTGGCTGCTCTTCCGGCAGGAGGACGTGCTCAGCCTCCAGCAGGCGCGGGCGCACCTGACCCGCAAGGCGATCCGTCACCGGGTGACGACCGGCCGGTGGCGACACGCGCATCGTGCGGTACTCGTCGCGCACAACGGCCCGGTCGGTCCCGCGCAACTCCGGTGGATCGCGGTACTGGCGGCCGGCCCCACCGCGCTCCTGGGCGGCATGACGGCGGCTCAGGCGGGCGGGCTGCGGGGGTTCCCGGACCGGGTGGTCCACCTCCTCCTGCCCGCCGCAACCCGTCGATCCCCGCTTCCGACCGGCGTGCTGGCACACCGGACGACACATCTGGCCGAGCGCGACGTGGTGCCGGTCGCAGCGCCACCTCGGACGGCGGTGGCCCGGTCGGTGGTCGACGCGGCGCAGTGGGCGCCGACCGACATCCAGGCCCGCGCGATCGTCGCGGCTGCCTTTCAGCAACGGCTGGTCGGTGGCGACGACCTGCACGAGGTGGTGGAGCGGATGCCCCGGATCCGCCGCCGACGGCTGATCCTGTCCACCGCCACCGATGCGGCCGGCGGTGCCCACTCCCTGGGCGAGCTGGACCTGCTCGGTCTCGTGCGCCGCGCCGGCCTGCCCGAGCCGACGCGCCAGCTGGTCCGCCGTGACGCTGCCGGCCGCCGACGTTATCTCGACGCGTACTTCGAGCAGTGGCGCGTGCACGTCGAGGTGGACGGCGGACAGCATCTGGACCCGGCGCACGCATGGGCGGACATGCGCCGGCAGAACGATCTCTGGGTGGAGGGTGATCGTGTCCTCCGGTTCCCCGCCTGGGTCCTGCGCGCTGACCCCGAAGCGGTGATCGCCCAGCTTCGCGCCGCCCTGCGGGCGGCCGGCTGGCGAGGCTGAGGGTGAGCCGAGATCTTGGAAGAAAACGGCCCTTATGAGGGCCCTTTCCTTCGAAGATCCTCAGGAGCCTAGGACCTGACTCAGGTAGGGGTTCTGGAAAAGGTTGTGGGGGTCCAGGCGGGAGCGGACGGACTGGAAGTCGGCGAATCTCGGGTAGGCCGTCGCCAGGGACTCCGCGTCGCGCCAGTGCAGCTTGCCCCAGTGCGGTCGGCCGCCCAGCTCGGTCGCCACCTGCTCGAACGCGCGGAAGTACGGCTCGTACGGCATGCCCACGTACTGGTGCACGGCGATGTACGCCGAGTCCCGCCCGTACGAGTGGGACAGCCAGATGTCGTCGGCGGCGGTGAACCGCACCTCGACCGGGAACAGCACCTTGAACGGCAGCCGGTCCACGATCCGGCGCAGCTCGGCCAGCGCGGTGGGCAGCGCCTCGCGCGGCAGCCCGTACTCCATCTCCACGAAACGGACCCGGCGCGGGGTGCAGAAGACGCGGTCGGAGCGGCCGGTGTAGGTGCGTTCGGTGAGCGCGCGGGCGGAGACGGCGCTGATCGTGGGCGCGAGGGCGGGCACGGCGCGGCCGAGGCGGCAGGCGCCGGCGAAGACGGTGTTGGAGAGGAACTCGTCGTCGAGCCAGCCGCGCCAGCCGGGCAAGGGCCGGTCGTCGGCGGGTACCCGGTCGTTGGTCTTGACCTGCACCCGGTCGGTGTACGGGAACCAGTAGAACTCGGCGTGGTCGTGCGTCTCGTACAGGGCGGGCAGGTCGTCGAGCACCTCGGCGAGCGGGGCCGGGCGTTCGTGCGCGCGCAGCACGAAGGCGTCGACGCAGCGCAGCGTGACCTCGACAAGCACGCCGACCGCGCCGAGCCCGACCCGGGCGGCGTCGAAGACGTCGCGGTTCTCCTCGGCCGAGCAGCGCAGCACCTCGCCGGTGCCGGTGACGAGCGTCAGCCCGGCCACGAAGGTGGACAGGCAGCCGAGTTTCGCCCCGGTGCCGTGGGTGCCGGTGGAGAGCGCGCCGGCGATGGTCTGGGCGTCGATGTCGCCGAGGTTCGGCATCGCCAGGCCGTGCCCGGCGAGCAGTTCGTTGAGCGTGTGCAACGTCATCCCAGCCGGTACGGTGACCAGGCGGCGCGCCACATCGACGCTGACGTCTGTCTCCAGTTCGGCGAGGTCGATGCGGTGCCCGTCGGCCACAGCCGTGGCGGTGAAGGAGTGGCCGCTGCCGGTGGCCCGGACGGTCCGGCCGGCCGCGGCGGCCTGGCGGACCGCCTCGACGACGTCGGAGACGCTACGCGGGCGCACGGTGAGGAGCGCGGTGCTGTGCTGGTTGCCGGCCCAGTTGGACCAGGTGGCGGTGGTACCGGTCATCGCGGCCACTCCTCGACATGAATATGAACTGAATTCATATCAGGAACGTTGTGCCTGGTAAATACCGCAATCGAGCCCGGCTCGTTGTACCGGTAGTCACAGACTCGTGACGTGCAGATATGTTCATCCGTCGAAGGGGGGTGGCGCCGAGTGTCCACACCAGCCGCCACGACCGGGCCGCTGCGTCGGGTACCGGTGCAGGGTCGAAGTGTCGCGCGGGTCCAGCGGATGCTGGACGCCTGCGCCGAGCTCGTCGACGAGGTGGGGTACGAAGGGCTGACCACTACCCTGCTCGCCGAGCGCGCCGAGGTGGCGATCGGGTCGGTGTACCAGTTCTTTCCGGACAAGCGGGCCATCGTGCAGGCGCTGACGCTGCGGACCATGGAGTCCTACCTCCAGCGGCTCGACGAGCGGTTCGCCTCGGACGATCTGACGTACTGGTGGGACGGCGTCGATGCGGCGATCGACGAGTACATCTCGATGCACCGCACCGTCCCCGGTTTCCGTACCCTGCACTTCGGCGACGTGGTCGACCTGCACCTGCTGGACGACCAGCGGGACAACAACGGGGTCATCGCGGAGCAGCTCGCCCGCGTGCTCACCGAGCGTTTCGGCCTGGCCGGGGTGCCCGACCTGCGGTTCCACCTGGAGGTCGCGGTCGAGGCCGCCGACGCCCTGATCAAGCTGGCCTTCCGCCGCCGCACCGACGGCGACGAGCGGGTGCTGGTCGAGGCGAAGGCGCTCATCCGGGAGTACCTGCACCGGCAGGTCAACGCCCCGGCCGAGGCCGTGTCCCAGGGCTGAGCGGCACGCCGAGCGGCGGGTTCCCGGTGCGCCGGGGCCCGCCGTCGTCACGCCGCGGGTGCGTCAGAGGAAGGCGTGGCCCTCGCCCCGGTAGGTGGGCACCGTCGCGACCACCGCGTCCCCGTCGACCAGGTGCACCTCGTTGACGTGCTCGCACATCTCGCCAGCCTTGGCGTGGCGGAACCACACCCGGTCACCGACCCGCAGGTCGTCCGCGGTATCCCCGGCGAGCGGCGTCTGCACCTCACCGGCGCCCTCCGCGCCGAGCAGCTTCAGGCCGTCCGGCAGCCAGGGCCGGGGCAGCCGGCTGCTCGCCGCCTGGCCGGAGGCGATCCAGCCGCCGCCGAGCACCGTGGCCAGCCCTGACGCCGGGCGGCGGACCACCGCGCAGGCGAAGAACGCCGCCGGAGTCGGCCGCCAGGCACGGTACGCGTCGAACAGCGTCGGCCCGTACAGGCCGGAGCCGGCGGTGACCTCGGTGACCGCGGGGTCGGCGCTGGTGGCGGCCACGCTGCCGGTGCCGCCGCCGTTGACGAACTCCAGGTCGGCGTGCTCGCGTACCGCGGCGACCGCGACCGAGCGGCGGGCCAGCAGTTCCCGGTACGACCCGCGCTGCGCGACCCGGATCGCCGAGCCGAGCACCGTCTGCCCGGGCGGCGCGTCACCCAGGCCGGCGATCTGCGCCTCGTACGACATCAGGCCGACCAGCCGAAAGCCCGGCCGCCCGGCGACGGCGGCGGCGAGCGCGCCGGCCGCCGCGGCGCTGTGCACCGGGGAGCGGCGCACACCGACGTGCACCCGGCCCCGCAGCGGGCGCCAGGAGGCGTCCAGGTCGAGGCAGACCCGCAGCGCGGGGCGGTGAGCTGGCGGGCAGACCTGGTCGATCAGGTCGAGCTGGGCGGCGTCGTCGACCATCAGCGTCACCGCGTCGGCGAGCGCCGGGTCGGCGGCCAGCTCGGCGAGGCCGGCCCGGTGCGCCGTCGGGTACGCCACCAGCACGTCGTCGCTGACGCCGGAGCGGGCGAGCCACACCGCCTCGGGCAGGGTGAAGGCCATCACACCCTGCCAGCCGGGGCGTCCGAGTACGCGGGTCAGCAGCTCGCGGACCCGTACCGACTTGCTCGCCACGCGCAGCGGCTTGCCGTCGGCCCGGCCGGTCAGCGCGCCGGCGTTGGCGTCGAACGCGGAGAGGTCGACCACCGCGTACGGCGGGTCGAGGTGAGCGGTCGCCCGGTCGAGACGCTCGCGAAGTTTGTCACGGTCGATGGCCACGTCTGCACGCTAACTGTCTGGGCGACAATGCGAAATACCCTCGCGTCTGTCCGGGCTGCGGGCGGTGGTCCCGGCGGCCTAGGCTCGGCGAGCAGGTGAATGTCGCGCAGGACTACTCCTCCCACGCGACTAGAGTGTTCCACCGGGGATGCCCAGACCTGGGCCGGCACGTGGAGGTACGGCCATCGAAAGCCAGAACAACGGCGAGTCGCCCGGCGTGTCGTCGTCCGGCACAGCCGCCGACCACTCCGGTCTCGCCGCCATCCGCTCGGTGCTGCGTATCCGGCCGTTCCGCAGGCTGTGGATCGTACTCAGCGCCGCCTCCTTCGGCGACTGGCTCGGCCTGCTCGCCACCGCGCTGTTCGCCGCCTCCCAGGTCTCCGGCAGCACCGCCCAGGGCGCCGCGTTCGGCGGTGTGACAGCGATCCGGCTGCTGCCGGCGCTGGTGCTCGGCCCGGTGGCGGGCGTCTTCGCCGACCGGTTCGACCGCCGGTGGACCATGGTCATCTGCGACCTGCTGCGCTTCGTGCTGTTCGCCTCGATTCCGCTGTACGCGCTCACCGGCGCCGCCGGCGGGCTGGTGGTCGGCTGGGCGCTGATCGCCACGTTCCTGATCGAGTCGATCACGCTGCTGTGGATCCCGGCCAAGGAAGCGGCGGTCCCGAACCTCATCCCGCGTACCCGGCTGGAGGCGGCGAACCAGCTCACGCTGATCACCACGTACGGCCTCACGCCGGTGGCCGCGGCCGTCGCGCTGGCCGTGCTGACCCGCGGCCTGCCCAGCGCGGTCGGCGGCAACCTGCCGAACTGGGCCGAGCCGGCCCAGCTCGCGCTCTGGTTCAACGCCTTCTCCCGGCTGGCCACCGCGCTCGTGGTGGCGTTCGGGATCAAGGAGATCA
This genomic window contains:
- the topA gene encoding type I DNA topoisomerase, whose amino-acid sequence is MPSNAGTTRLVIVESPAKAKTISGYLGPGYVVEASFGHVRDLPRNAADVPAKYKGEPWARLGVDVDNGFHALYVVSADRKQQISKLVKLAKEVDEIFLATDEDREGEAIAWHLVETLKPKVPVKRMVFHEITKPAIQAAVANPREIDRDLVDAQEARRILDRLYGYEVSPVLWKKVMPKLSAGRVQSVATRIVVERERQRMAFRTAEYWDILATLAVGKPGEGPRTFNATLVALNGDRIATGKDFEPTTGKVRPGAGVVHLDEGGARGLAARLADRPFTVTRVEEKPYRRRPYAPFITSTLQQEAARKMRFSSQQTMRTAQRLYENGYITYMRTDSVNLSETAIAAARRQIVELYGERSVPPEPRRYTGKVKNAQEAHEAIRPAGDNFRTPGEVAKELSAEEFKLYELIWRRTIASQMTDAVGSSVSVRIRAVSSAQEEADFGATGKTITDPGFLRAYVESSDDENAEAEDAERRLPTLVKDQPLTADELNAQGHHTQPPARYTEASLVKALEELGIGRPSTYASIMQTIQDRGYVVKRGQAMIPSFLAFAVIGLMERHYPRLIDYDFTASMENELDEIAGGDHAAVDFLTSFYFGSTNGTGDQAIAHAGGLKKLVTEDLSEIDARSVNSIPLFTDDEGREVVVRVGRYGPYLQRALPGEQQTPAASGEGEEGGSQGDRAPIPEGLAPDELTPEKVHELFLGGGGERKLGDDPSTGEPILLKSGRFGPYVASGERKSSLLRSQTPDSLTLEQALQLLRLPRLIGVAPDGAEVVANNGRYGPYVKRGDDFRSLDSEDKMFTVTLDEALALLAAPKARQRRAAAPPLREMGNDPLTEKPLVIKDGRFGPYVTDGEFNASLRRGQTPEELTLEQASEMLAEKRAKGPAPKKKAAKKAAPAKKATAAKKTTAAKKTTAAKATAAKKAPAKKAAPKKATSTPND
- a CDS encoding DUF559 domain-containing protein → MGNSWAGMRRALPSDDADELTWLLFRQEDVLSLQQARAHLTRKAIRHRVTTGRWRHAHRAVLVAHNGPVGPAQLRWIAVLAAGPTALLGGMTAAQAGGLRGFPDRVVHLLLPAATRRSPLPTGVLAHRTTHLAERDVVPVAAPPRTAVARSVVDAAQWAPTDIQARAIVAAAFQQRLVGGDDLHEVVERMPRIRRRRLILSTATDAAGGAHSLGELDLLGLVRRAGLPEPTRQLVRRDAAGRRRYLDAYFEQWRVHVEVDGGQHLDPAHAWADMRRQNDLWVEGDRVLRFPAWVLRADPEAVIAQLRAALRAAGWRG
- a CDS encoding D-arabinono-1,4-lactone oxidase is translated as MAAMTGTTATWSNWAGNQHSTALLTVRPRSVSDVVEAVRQAAAAGRTVRATGSGHSFTATAVADGHRIDLAELETDVSVDVARRLVTVPAGMTLHTLNELLAGHGLAMPNLGDIDAQTIAGALSTGTHGTGAKLGCLSTFVAGLTLVTGTGEVLRCSAEENRDVFDAARVGLGAVGVLVEVTLRCVDAFVLRAHERPAPLAEVLDDLPALYETHDHAEFYWFPYTDRVQVKTNDRVPADDRPLPGWRGWLDDEFLSNTVFAGACRLGRAVPALAPTISAVSARALTERTYTGRSDRVFCTPRRVRFVEMEYGLPREALPTALAELRRIVDRLPFKVLFPVEVRFTAADDIWLSHSYGRDSAYIAVHQYVGMPYEPYFRAFEQVATELGGRPHWGKLHWRDAESLATAYPRFADFQSVRSRLDPHNLFQNPYLSQVLGS
- a CDS encoding TetR/AcrR family transcriptional regulator, which gives rise to MLDACAELVDEVGYEGLTTTLLAERAEVAIGSVYQFFPDKRAIVQALTLRTMESYLQRLDERFASDDLTYWWDGVDAAIDEYISMHRTVPGFRTLHFGDVVDLHLLDDQRDNNGVIAEQLARVLTERFGLAGVPDLRFHLEVAVEAADALIKLAFRRRTDGDERVLVEAKALIREYLHRQVNAPAEAVSQG
- a CDS encoding amino acid deaminase/aldolase, whose translation is MAIDRDKLRERLDRATAHLDPPYAVVDLSAFDANAGALTGRADGKPLRVASKSVRVRELLTRVLGRPGWQGVMAFTLPEAVWLARSGVSDDVLVAYPTAHRAGLAELAADPALADAVTLMVDDAAQLDLIDQVCPPAHRPALRVCLDLDASWRPLRGRVHVGVRRSPVHSAAAAGALAAAVAGRPGFRLVGLMSYEAQIAGLGDAPPGQTVLGSAIRVAQRGSYRELLARRSVAVAAVREHADLEFVNGGGTGSVAATSADPAVTEVTAGSGLYGPTLFDAYRAWRPTPAAFFACAVVRRPASGLATVLGGGWIASGQAASSRLPRPWLPDGLKLLGAEGAGEVQTPLAGDTADDLRVGDRVWFRHAKAGEMCEHVNEVHLVDGDAVVATVPTYRGEGHAFL